CGATCTTGGTGGAAAAAACCCGGGAGTCATACCGCCGTTCGGACCAGATAGCCGGTACTTTGCCAATCAACCATTGTCGCGCGGACCGGGGCCGGGCCCGCTAAACGATCGCTAACCGGCGTTCACGGCTATTTCACGTCATCGACCCGGACGGGAAACACCCGCGGGGGGAGCCCGGTGCCGGGCTCCCCCCTGGTGGATCAGCCGCCCGACCCGCCGACCAGCATCGGCTTGACGTCGAACTCCTTCTCCAGCAGGCCGTAGGTTCGCATCAGCTCCGCGACCCGCTGCAACCGGGTGGCGTCCAGCGAGGTGGGGTACTCGCCGAAGTGCACCAGGCTCGCGGTTTCCTTGTCCACCTTGGCGTACTCGACCAGCAGCGGCTCCACCGTGGGGCGGTCGGCGGCGTCGCGCTGCCCCTTGGCCATCGCGCGCTGGAACGCCGCGATGGTCTTGGGGTTCTCCTGGGCGAACTTGCCGGTGGTGGCGTAGCCGCCGATCGGGATGCCGTCCGTGGGGCCGGACGCGGCGTCGAGGACGCTGACCTGGCCGCTGGTGCGCTGGGCCCGGCTGATGAACGGCTCGACCATGAACGCGGCGTCGACCGAGCCGTTCTGGACGGCGGCCTCCATGTCGCCGAAGGGGAGTTCCTTGAACTTCACCTTCTCGACGTCCACGTCGTTGGCTTCCAGCGTCGCCTTCGCGGTCAGCTCGGCGATGTTCTTGAACGTGTTGATCGCGATGGTCTTGCCCTCGAGGTCCTTGGGCGCCTTCACCGGCGAGTCGCCCTTGGCGAGGATCAGGAACATGTCGGGCTTGGTCTGGTAGCCGTCGTTGACGAGCTTCAGGCCGCCGACGCCCTTCGCGCCCTCTTTGGACTCGGCGAGGATGAACGACACCCAGTTGCCGAAGCTGATGTCGAGGTCACCGCTGATCAGACCGGGGATGGCCGCGGCGCCACCCTGGATGGGGACGACCTCGATCTCCAGGCCCTCCTGCTTGAAGTAATCCTTCTTGATCGCGATGTGGACCGACGCGACGTCGAGGATGGGCAGGAGGCCGAGCTTGATCTTGGCCTTCTCGACTCCACCCGATCCGGCGGCCGTGTCGGCGGGCTTCTCCTCGGATCCGCCGAGCAGGCCGCAGCCGGAGACCGAGGCGAGCAGCGCGACGGCGGACAGAACGCCGAAGATCCTTCTTGCCGAGAGGCCGACTCTTCGAGTCATGGGGTGCATCTCCTGTTGGAGTGGCGACTGTGCGGGGGCAGGATGCACGGGCGACGGAGGCGTTGTTGAGCCACTCAAAGTGACACGGGTGGCTCGACAAGACCCCAGTCGACCGACACTCGAAGGCTGATCCACTACCTTCGGTGAGCATCTTTGCACAGGCTGTCCAGAGGTTGGGGTACGTGGTGATCGATCTTGACTCCGAATGGGCCGTACAGAGCAACCGGCGTGCCGTGGGCATCGTCGGCGCGGGTCCGGCCGGGTTGACCCTGGGGAACCTGCTCCGCGAAGCCGGAATCCCCTGCGTGGTGCTGGAAAAGGGCACCCGCGAGTACATCGAGAACAGGCCCCGCGCGGGCGTGCTGGAGCACCGCGCGGTGCAGATGCTGGCCGACCACGGGTTGGCCGACCGGTTGCTCCGGGAGGCGGATCGGCACGGGGCCTGCGAGTTCCGGGTCAACGGCGTCGCGCACGAGGTGGACTACTCCACCCTGTACGACGGCCAGACGCACTACATCTACCCGCAGCAGGAGGTCGTGCGGGACCTCGTGCGGCACTACGCCGACGAGCGCGGCGGCGACATCCGCTGGGGCGTCACCGACGTCGAGCTGCACGGCATCGAGACCGCTGAACCCGCCCTGACCTGGAAGAACGCCGACGGGACGGCGGAGCGCCTCGAGTGCTCGTTCATCGCGGGCGCCGACGGGTTCCACGGCGTGACCCGGCGCAGCATCCCGGCGGGCGCGGTCCAGGAGTTCAGCCACCAGCACGGGATCGAGTGGCTGAGCATCCTGGCGGAGGCACCGCCATCCACCCACAAGGTGATTTACGCACTTCACCCGGATGGATTCGCGGGTCACATGCTCCGCAGTTCTACGGTTTCGCGCTACTACCTCCAGGTCCCGGTGGACGACACCGTCGACAACTGGCCCGACGAACGGGTGTGGGCCGAACTGCACAAGCGGTTGGCGCTCAAGGACTCCGACTGGAAGCTGACCGAGGGGCGCATCATCGAGAAGCGCATCCTGGACATGCGCAGCCACGTGGTTGAACCAATGAACCACGGCAGCCTCTACCTCC
This portion of the Saccharothrix syringae genome encodes:
- a CDS encoding ABC transporter substrate-binding protein; this encodes MTRRVGLSARRIFGVLSAVALLASVSGCGLLGGSEEKPADTAAGSGGVEKAKIKLGLLPILDVASVHIAIKKDYFKQEGLEIEVVPIQGGAAAIPGLISGDLDISFGNWVSFILAESKEGAKGVGGLKLVNDGYQTKPDMFLILAKGDSPVKAPKDLEGKTIAINTFKNIAELTAKATLEANDVDVEKVKFKELPFGDMEAAVQNGSVDAAFMVEPFISRAQRTSGQVSVLDAASGPTDGIPIGGYATTGKFAQENPKTIAAFQRAMAKGQRDAADRPTVEPLLVEYAKVDKETASLVHFGEYPTSLDATRLQRVAELMRTYGLLEKEFDVKPMLVGGSGG
- a CDS encoding 4-hydroxybenzoate 3-monooxygenase; translated protein: MSIFAQAVQRLGYVVIDLDSEWAVQSNRRAVGIVGAGPAGLTLGNLLREAGIPCVVLEKGTREYIENRPRAGVLEHRAVQMLADHGLADRLLREADRHGACEFRVNGVAHEVDYSTLYDGQTHYIYPQQEVVRDLVRHYADERGGDIRWGVTDVELHGIETAEPALTWKNADGTAERLECSFIAGADGFHGVTRRSIPAGAVQEFSHQHGIEWLSILAEAPPSTHKVIYALHPDGFAGHMLRSSTVSRYYLQVPVDDTVDNWPDERVWAELHKRLALKDSDWKLTEGRIIEKRILDMRSHVVEPMNHGSLYLLGDAAHIITPVGAKGMNLALHDAEVLAAALTAYHRTGDDSGLRSYSRVCLQRVWRAQEFSQWMVFMIHRSPEPFLSRLGQARLEHLIASGSSAGYFAQNYVGP